A window from Malaclemys terrapin pileata isolate rMalTer1 chromosome 18, rMalTer1.hap1, whole genome shotgun sequence encodes these proteins:
- the LYRM9 gene encoding LYR motif-containing protein 9, translated as MTMAPLPGAELVQKPLQLYRYLLRCCKQLPTENIQQHYRHAIRQSFQVHADEDSPERIQQIIKRAIEDADWVMNKYKRQK; from the exons ATGACAATGGCTCCATTACCGGGGGCTGAATTAGTCCAGAAGCCTTTGCAGTTATACCGCTACCTGCTTCGATGTTGTAAGCAGCTTCCTACAGAAAATATCCAACAGCATTACAGACATGCAATCAGACAG AGTTTCCAAGTTCATGCAGATGAAGACAGTCCTGAGAGAATCCAGCAGATTATTAAGAGAGCCATTGAAGATGCTGACTGGGTCATGAATAAA tataAGAGACAGAAGTAG